DNA sequence from the Campylobacter concisus genome:
TTTTTAGATCAGTTTTTATCATATTGTATATGTAGCCAAGAAGGTGCTGGTGTTTGCTAAGCTCGTTTGAGAGGCTTTTGGCGGCTAGTTTTCGCACGCTTTGATCGTTATCATGAAGCTTAGCTAAAATTTCCTCTTCATTTAAAAGCTCACCTTTAAATTTAAACCTCATCTTGCTCATACTCTCATCAAAAAGCCTTGAAAAGCCCTCAGCTCCAGTGCTAGCAGTGCGAAGTAGTACCCTCTCTTCAGCAACGCTAAGTTGGTGCGGTTTTGCTTTGGCAAGATTGTTTAGATAGTAGCCATATTTTTTGGAGCTTTTGATAATTTCTTCTTGTTTTCTAGGGCTAAACTCATTAAATTTGATCTCAAAAAATATCAAATTTTCATTTGCTTTTGTCGCTATCTCATCGATCTTTGCATAAAATGCGCCCTTGCTTGTATCTTTGGCAAAATTTAAAAAAGCGTAAGTCATTACTTTTGAAATTTTAGCGATTAAATTTTCATATTCAGAAAATGCCTTTAAAAACTCGTCTGTTTTTAAATTTTCATAATTTTCTATGTATTTATCTTTAAATTTCTCACACTCTTTTTGTAAATTTAGTGCGTTTTGCTCGCACTCTTTTTCGTTTGCAAAAAGTGCTTTTAGATCCCAAATTTGCATATTTATCCTTTAAATTTTTGGGACATTTTACAAAAAAATGGATAAAAGTAAAATTTCAGCCAAAATTTAGCTGAAATTTTATGAAGATTAGTTTGAAGTCTCTGAAGCTACGGCTGTAAAAAGCACGTCTGATGAGCTATTTAGCGCAGTTTCAACTGAGTCTTGGATAACACCAATTGTAAAACCAACTGTTACAAACTGCATTGCGATGTCATTACTGATACCAAAAAGACCGCACGCTAATGGCACTAGAAGCAAAGAGCCACCAGCCACGCCAGATGCGCCGCATGCACCAAGAGCTGAGATGAAACAAAGAAGTAGCGCATCGCCAAAAGTAACTGTGATAGATGGGATAGAATTTACCGCAGTAAGCGCTAGAATACTAATGGTAACTGCCGCTCCGCCCATGTTTATAGTAGCACCAAGTGGGATAGAGATCGAGTAAAGCTCCTCTTTTAGACCAAGCTTTTTGCAAAGTGCCATATTTACAGGGATATTTGCGGCCGAGCTTCTTGTAAAAAATGCTGAAATAGCGCTCTCTTTTAGGCAGATCATGACAAGTGGATAAGGATTTTTTCTAGTTAATACAAAAACCATGGCTGGGTAGATGATAAATGCGACAACAAGCATTGCTCCAACAAGAACTAAAATCAGTTTTAGATATCCTGCAAGTACTTCAAATCCAGTTTCATGAATGCTAATAGCAACCATACCAAAGATACCAAACGGAGCTAGTCTAATGATAAATTTAACAATATGGGTTACGCCATCGCTTATATCTTTAAATACTTTTTTAGTCTCAGCTGTGGAATTTCTAAGCGCTATACCACTACCAACTGCCCAGGTGATGATGCCTATATAGTTACCATTTGCAAGGGCGTTTATTGGATTTTCGACCATTTTATAAATGAGATCTTTTAAAACATTGGTAATTCCTTGAGGCGCTGACATATCAGCACTTGCAAGACCTTTTAAAGAAAGCTCCACTGGGAATAAGAAACTAGCAATAACTGCAACAACGGCTGCTAAAAATGTACCAATTAGATAGAGTGTAATGATCTTTTGCATACCTTTTGTATGACCAAAATCTCTTAAAATAATGGATGTTGCCACTAAAACAAAGACAAGAATTGGTGCGATAGCTTTTAAAGCACCTTTGAATAAATCGCCTAAAACTGAAGCTGAAGCTGCGATAGAATCGGCTGAACTAGCTTTTTCTTTGGCTTCATTTAGCTGCTTGGCTTCATCTTGACTAAGGCGAGTTTTTATAACTTCATCTACGCTCAAACCACTTTCGTTTTGAATAGTTTGAATTTTAGCCGAGATCTTGTTATAAGGAGCTGCTTCGTAGTGTGTGTAAAAGCCAACTAGGGCACCTAGGATGATACCAACTAAAATTTGAATTATCAAATTTCCATCGGCGTATCTTCTTGCTATGTTTTTAAGCATATTCATTTGACACCTTAATAAATTAGTTTTTTGTTGATTTTAGCTAAACAATTTTTAAATATAAAGAATTTGATAAAGATTAATTAGCCTTTTAAATAGATTTGTTACAATTGCACAAAATTTAGTCAAGAAAAAGGATGAAAATGTATCTATTTACTTCTGAAGTTGTAAGTCCGGGTCATCCAGATAAATGTGCTGATATAATCGCTGATAGCATAGTGGATACTATTTTAACACAAGATCCAAATGGTCGTGTCGCAAGTGAAGTCTTTGTGGCTGGAAAAAATATAGTAATAGGTGGAGAGATAAACTCAAAGGTAAAACTCTCATATAAAGACTACGAAAAGATTGTAAAAGACGCTCTAGCGCATATTGGATATGACGGAAAGAGCAACTTTACAAAAGAGCAGTGCTTGCACCCAGATGATATCGAGGTCAAAGTCTGCTTAAACCAACAAAGCCCAGATATAAATCAAGGCGTTGATCAGAATGATGGCGAGATTGGGGCAGGTGATCAAGGTATTATGTTTGGTTTTGCAAGCTGCGAAGCAAAAGAATTTATGCCAGCAGCTATAACTTACGCAAGAATGCTTTGCGATAAAGTATATAAATTTGCCAAAGCAAACCCTGATAAGCTTGGCGTTGATATTAAAACGCAAGTTACGATTGATTACGGTAGCAAAGACAACTTTGAAAATTGCAAACCTCAAAGTATCCACACTATCGTCGTTTCTGCCCCTTGCGTGGAGAGCATGAAGATAGAAGAGCTTCGCGCACTAATACAAAAATTAATAGACGAAACTGGCCTTCCAAAAGAGCTATATAATAAAGAAAAAACGATCATCTATATAAACCCAACAGGCAGATATGTAAATCACAGCTCACTTCACGATAGCGGCCTAACAGGTAGAAAACTAATCGTTGATAGCTTTGGTGGATATAGTCCAATAGGCGGCGGTGCTCAGTCAAGTAAGGACTACACAAAGGTTGATCGCAGCGGACTTTACGCAGCTCGCTGGATAGCTAAAAATATCGTAGCAGCTGGCCTTGCAAAAAAATGTATCGTCCAGATAAGCTACGCGATCGGTGTTGCAAAGCCAACTTCAGTTAGTGTTGATACCATGGGAACTCATGCAAATGGCATAAATGACGATATGCTTTCAAATTTTGTAAGCGAGCATTTCGCTCTAACGCCTCGCTGGATAACAAATAAATTTGGTCTTGATAAGCCAAGTAAAGATACGTTTTTATATGCAAAAGTAGCTGCAAAAGGTCAAGTGGGAAATGCAAAATACCCTTGGGAAAAGCTTGATGCAGTCGATACTTTCAAGGCTTTACTAAAAAAATAATTAAAAAAGTGGCTTTATCTAAAAGCCACTTTAAATTTCTCTTTAAAACTCATTCCAAAACGCTTTTTTAGGCTTTATGATCTCACTTTTTGAGCCATTTACGCTGTGATAGACTGCTTTATTGTATTTTGTGGCAAGGTGTTTTATAAGCAGCCTTTGAAGCACAGGTTCGCTACTTGGCACAAACCAGCCATTGTTTGTGATAGCTACAACCACGTCAAATTCGCCCCTATAAAGCTCCTCTCTTGTCGCTTCATAGCAGATAGCATTTCTAATTTTAACTCCGTCTATCCCATAGTCGCTAAAATTTTCAGCCTTTTTAAAGTCACTAGCTCCGCCAAAAAATAGCTTATTTACTGCATCTTGCATAAATTTTGGCAAAGGAATTTCTTCGCCAAATGGCACTAAAAATTTCTTATCCATTCGCCTTAGATCGCCATCTTGAAATAAAAAGGCGGAGTTATAAATTTGCTTATTTTCATAGGCAAGCGCACCAGCTACGATGGTTATCTTTTTTGAAAGCTCTTTTAGCTCATCAACGAGCAGCGGCTCATTTGTCATAAATAATGGAAACGCGCTCTCCGGAAGGACGATAAGGCGTTTTTGCTCGGCTATGGCGTTATTTATTAAGTCTAAATTGTCATTTGTAAATTTCATGCGTAAGCTTTTATCCCAGCGCACTCTTTGAGCGATATCGGTGTTTATTAGCTCCACGTCAAATGGTAGAGTCTTTGCCTCGCTACCTTTAAACTGTAAAGCGGCTACTAGGCAGATAAAAGCTAGGATAAATTTTAAAATTTTGCCTTTTAAACTCAAAGAAATAGCCGCAAGAAATATAAATATAAGCCCTCTTGTGCTTGGCTCAAAAGCGCCTAAAACAAGTGTTGCTTCGAGATTAAACCAGTTAAAGCCAAATGGATGAACGTAGCTTACTAAAAATAGTAAAACAGCTCTTAGCACGACAAAACTGGGAAAAGAGGCTACCCAAAACATAAATCCGTAAACAAATGCTACAAAGAGAATGACAAATGGTATAAGCCAAACAAGCTCATAGTAGATAAAACTAAAGCTGATCCAATAAAACCATAAAATTCCTGTGAAAAATCCAACCACGAAAAAACCAGCTCTGCTTAAATTTATGATAATGCAAATTCCAGTTAAAGTTAAAAATGGCGAGATAAAATTTAAGAGCAAATTCTCGAAGAGGCTTAAAAAAATAAAGTTGGAAAGCAAAAAAGCACCGACAAAGGCTTTTATTATAATTTTAGTGCTAAAATGCCCATTTAAAAATCTTACAAATAAGGAAAACCATGCAAAACGCTGATTTTTTAACATCATTACTACCTCTTGTTGTGCTTTTCGCCATATTTTACTTTTTGGTTATTAGACCTCAACAAAAACAACAAAAAGCCCATGCAGCAATGCTCGCAGCTCTTGATAAAGGTGATAAGATAATAACTAATGGCGGACTTATCTGCGAAGTGATTAAAGCCGAAAATGATTTTATCAAAGTTAAACTTAACGATGATGTAATCGTTCGTATAGCACGCGAGTTTATAGCTAAAAAGATCGAAGATAAATAATGCGTAACGCAAGAGTCACATATAGGCTAGTTATCTTAATATTAGCCTTGATTTTTGGTTTTGGCTTTTCGGTGCCATCTTTTTTTCAAACACAAAGTGGAGCTAAAATTTCACTTGGCCTTGATCTTCAAGGCGGCCTTCATATGCTACTTGGTGTTGAAACGAGCGAAGCTATTCACTCAAAAATAAAATCAATAGCTGGAAGTATAAATTATTATGCTAAAAAAGAAGATGTGTTAATTGATAAATTTAAGATTAAAGAAGAGAACATTGACTTTACTCTTCTTGATGGCGACGAAGCTCCAAAAGTAGATAAAGCACTAGCTGAGATAAAGGGGCTTGATATCAAAAAAGATGGTTTAAATTACAGCATATCTTTAACAGAACAAGAAAGAACGGATACGATCGAGTATGCGATCTCGCAAGCTGTTGAAACTATTAGAAACAGACTCGATCAGTTTGGTCTAGCTGAGCCAACTGTTGCCAGACAAGGCAAAGATAATATCCTAGTTGAGCTTCCTGGCATAAAGACTGAAGAGGATGAACAAAGAGCAAGAGATCTTATCGCAAAGGCTGCTCACTTGCAGCTTATGGCAGTTGATGACAAAAGACAAGATCAGGCTAATACCATGAGCGAGGCCGAGGCTGAAAGCTATGGTGACGTGATCTTTAAAGATGCCAAAAATGACCGCGTAAAATATGTCGTTAAAAATATCCCTGTGCTTGATGGCTCGATGCTAACTGACGCAAAGGTTGCATTTTCTCAGCAAAATAACCTACCGATCATAAATTTCACACTAAATTCAGAAGGTGCTAGAATTTTTGGCGATTTTACTGGCGCAAATGTGGGCAAAAGGCTTGCTATCGTGCTTGATGGCAAGGTCTATTCAGCTCCAGTTATAAATGAAAGAATAGGTGGCGGCAGCGGCCAGATCAGCGGTGGCTTTACACTTGATGAAGCTCACGACGTAGCGATCGCGCTTAGAAGTGGCGCACTTTTAGCACCTGTTAAGATGCTAGAAAAAAGAAGTGTCGGTCCATCTTTAGGACAAGAGAGCATCAACCAAAGCATGGTAGCACTTGCTGCTGGATCTATTTTAGTCGTGCTATTTATGCTAGTTTATTATGGAATTTCTGGAATTTTTGCAAATATCGCGCTAGTTGCAGACGTTGTTATATTAGTTGCTGTCATGGCGCTTTTTGGAGCGACGCTTACCTTACCTGGTATGGCTGGTATCGTGCTAACGATTGGTATGGCAGTTGATGCAAACGTCATCATAAATGAGCGTATACGTGAGCTTTTGCGTGAAGGCGTGGCGATAAGAACGGCCGTGCAAAAGGGCTATGAGCACGCTATGAGTGCGATCATCGATTCAAACTTAACTACCATCATCACAGTTGCTGTGCTTTATGCTTATGGTACTGGCCCAGTTAAAGGATTTGCTGTGACAATGGCGATAGGTATCATGGCTTCTATGCTAACGGCCATTTTAGGCACACATGGCATGTTTGATGCAGTCATGGATAAGATAGAAAAAAGCGGAAATACCAGACTTTGGTTTGGTTATAAAAGGAGCTAGGGATGCAAATTTTTACTAAGGCAAAAGTTTATGATTTTATGCGGTTTAGATTTGTGTCACTCGCACTTTCTATATTTTTATTTGTTGGTTCGATCTTTTTGCTTGCAACAAAGGGTTTAAACTACGGCATCGACTTCTCTGGTGGTACGCTTATACAGCTAAAATACGACACCAAAGCGCCACTTGATAAAATTCGTGATGCTTTTGGCACAAATGAAGTGCTTAAAAACGCCTCTGTTACTGAGTTTGGAAGCGAAGATGAGGCTGTTATTAGATTTTCAGGTTCAAGCTCAAATTTAACTGGTGACATCGGCACTGAGATAAAGCAAATTTTAAAAGATACTGGAAATTTTGAAGTAAGACGTGTTGATATCGTTGGACCAAAGGTTGGTGACGAGCTTAGAGAAAAAGGCTTGATGGCTCTTGGAATTTCACTAATTGGCATATTAATCTACATCACATTTAGGTTTGAGTGGCGTTTTGCGCTTGCTGCGATCGCAACTGAAATTCACGATATAGTTATAACTGTCGGTGCTATTTCGCTATTTAATATTGATGTAAATTTAGATACTTTGGCTGCCGTTTTAACAGTGCTTGGCTACTCGCTAAATGATACTATCATCATTTTTGATAGGATCAGGGAGGGTATTAAAGAGAGCAAGAGGACTGATATTGAGGGCGTTATAAATGAGTCAGTGTCTGCTACGCTTTCAAGGACTATTCTAACTTCTGCAACTACGATGATGACGGTTCTTGTGCTATTTTTATTTGGTGGAGATATGATACATGGATTTTCATTTATTCTTATCGTTGGTATTATTATAGGAACGATCAGCTCGATCTACATCTCTTCGCCGTTTCTTATCTGGTTCAAATTTAGCATCGAGTATTTTAGAAGTAGAGAGACTGAAAAGCAAAAGATAAAAAAAGAGCGCGAAAAAGAGCGTGCTATGTTTGAGAAAGGTGTTGTGTAAGGAGGGATAATGAACTGGGGAAAAGTTATCTACATATTTTTTGCGTTAATGAGTCTTACGACTACAGCAGAATTTTTATATGATAAAAACGAGATCGCCCTTTTTGTGGCGGCTAGTATAAATTTAGTTTCAACGCTACTTAAGATCGGTGTTAAAAATTTACTCTCAGCTGAGCTTTTTGCAAGCTCGCTGGTTGCTGATTTACACCTTATACCAGCTTTTGTTATTTTGCAAGTCTCTGAAAATATAACACTTAGCTATTCGTTGGCTATTGGCGCAGTCATTGCAAATATATTTTCACTAGCCTTGGTTTTAATAGAATCAAGTAAAGCTCAAGAAGAATTTTAGGAGAAAAAATGGCTGAAAAGAGAAAATATGAGCCTTTGAAGATAGAAAAAAAATGGCAAGAAATTTGGGATAAAAATGAAGAATTTGAACCAAAAGACGATCTAAGCTTGCCGAAAAAATATATCCTAAGTATGTTTCCATATCCAAGCGGACGCATACATATGGGGCATGTAAGAAACTACTCTATCGGCGATGCGCTGGCTAGGTCATATAGAAAAAGCGGATATAACGTGCTTCATCCTATTGGCTTTGATAGCTTTGGCATGCCAGCTGAAAATGCAGCCATAAAACATAAAATTCACCCTAAAATTTGGACTTATGAAAACATCGACTATATGAAAAAAGAGCTTGCAAGTCTTGGCTTTTCATTTTCTAAAAAGAGAATTTTAGCCACATCTGATCCTCTTTACACTAAGTGGGAGCAAAGCTTTTTTATAAAGATGTTTGAAAAAGGGCTTGTTTATAGAAAAAATGCAATTATAAATTGGTGCGAATACGATCAAACCGTGCTTGCAAATGAGCAGGTGGAGGATGGCAAATGCTGGAGATGTGGTAATGATGTTGTACAAAAAGAGCTTCCAGGATATTACTTTAACATCACAAAATATGCTAGTGAGCTACTTGATGATCTGAAACTTCTTGAAGGCAAATGGCCAAATCAAGTAATCACAATGCAAGAAAACTGGATCGGCAGAAGCTACGGCCTAGAGTTTAAATTTTATCTTGATGAGGCTTCAAAAGAGGCTTTAGGTGGTAAATTTGATGGCTTTGAGGTATTTACTACAAGAGCTGATACGATTTACGGCGTTAGTTACACAGCTCTTGCACCTGAGCATCCTATCGTAAAAGCGTTGCTTGAGAGTGATAAAATTGATGAAAGCAAAAAGGCAAAGATAAAAGCAATCCTAAATCAAAGCCCAAGAGAGCGTCAAGCGAGCGAAAAAGACGGAGAATTTTTAGGAATTTACGTTGTTCATCCACTCACAAATGAAAAGATCCCAGTTTGGGTTGCAAATTTCATCCTAGCTGACTACGGCAGTGGCGCTATTATGGCTGTTCCTGCGCATGATCAAAGGGACTTCGAGTTTGCAAGTAAATTTAATCTTCCTATAAAGCCAGTCGTAAAGCCGCTTGAGGGTGAGAGCGATAGCTCAAAAGCATACTCTGAGTACGGAATTTCTATAAATTCTGAGCTTATAAATGGACTTGCTTCAGAAGAAGCTAAAAATTTCATAATAGAAAAATTTGAAAAAGATGGTTTAGGCAAAAGGATCACAAACTATAAACTAAGAGACTGGGGAATTTCTCGCCAAAGATACTGGGGTGCGCCAATACCAGTAGTGCACTGCAAATGCTGCGGCGTAGTGCCTGAAAAAGAGGAAAATTTACCTATCGCGCTACCTGAAGATGTCGAGATCACAGGCGAGGGCAATCCTTTAGATAAACATCCGGCTTGGAAATTTACAAAGTGTCCAAAATGCGGACAAGATGCGATCAGAGAGACTGATACGATGGATACGTTTGTGGAGAGTAGCTGGTATTTTGCTAGATTTGCAAGTAATGAGAAGACTTGGGAGCAAAAAGCACTTGACGAAAAGAGCGTGAATTACTGGATGAATGTAAATCAGTATATCGGAGGCATCGAGCATGCGATCTTGCACCTTTTATACGCTAGATTTTTCCAAAAGGTCTTAAGAGATCTAGGCTATCTAAGAGATGATGAGCCGTTTGAAAATTTACTAACTCAAGGTATGGTCTTAAAAGATGGCAAAAAGATGAGCAAAAGTAAGGGCAACGTCGTAGATCCTGACGATATTATCAATAAATATGGTGCTGATACGGCAAGGCTGTTTATCCTTTTTGCAGCGCCTCCTCAAAAAGAGCTTGAGTGGAATGACAGCGCAGTTGAAGGTGCATTTAGGTTTTTGAATAGACTTTGGGAAAAAGCTCAGACTATCAAAAAGATAGATAAATTGCCTAAGATAGATCACGAAAGCCTAAACAAAGATGAGAAATTTGCAAGACTAAAAATTTATGAAGCGCTTAAAAAATCAACTGAGGTTTTTGGCGACACATTTGCTTTTAATACATTGATTGCTGCTTGCATGGAGGCACTAAATGCCATAAATGCGCAGGATAACGAAGATGTAAATGCTGAGGGCTTTTTCATCATCTTAAATTTACTAGAGCCTATTGTGCCGCATATCGCAAATGAGCTTAGTGAAGAGCTTTTTGGTAGAAAAAATTTCACAAAGATAGCCGTAAAAGAAGAGGTTTTTGTAAAAGATAGCATCGCTCTTGCAGTTACAGTAAATGGTAAAAAAAGAGCCGAGTTTGAAGTAGCAGCAAGCGAGAGTGAGGGTGAAATTTTAAAGCTAGCTAAGCAAAATGTGGCTAAATGGCTTGAAGGAAAAGAAATTTTAAAAGAGATTTATATAAAAGGCAAATTAGTAAATTTTGTCATTAAAGGATAAATTTTGAGATATTTTTTAGCGTTTTTTATTGCGATATTTATCTGCGGGTGTGGTTATAAGCCGGTTTCAAAGATCACACATGATCTAGTTGGCGATAAAATTTATGTTGATGTGATTATCAGCAAAGAAGAGCCAAAAAATAGTGTTTGGATAAAGGATGCTGTAAAAGAGGGCATGGTCGCAAGGCTAAATAAAGATTTATCAAGTAAAGAGAGTGCTGATACTTCGATAATTATTTCGGTAAAAGATTTAAATTACGAAGCGATCATTTATGATGAGTTTGGTTACATTACGTCATATAAAGCACATTTAAGCTTAAATTATAAGACTAAATTTAAAGATGGTAGCGTGGTTGATATTCCAGCCACTGGCGAGTATGACTTTAGTGTCGTAAGACGTCAAAAAGATGTAAGATTTGCTGATAGCATTCTTAGTGATACTCAAAAATACGAAGCTATCAAAGAGGCATCAAAAGAGGCCTTTGATGAGTATATCGCAAGTTTAGCGGTAAAAGGATATAGAAATGGCAGCAGTAACCGTTAGTCAAATAGTCAAGGAAGCCTTAAATGAGATCAAAGATCGCCATTTGATGCTAACGCCAGAGAATTACACTGAAGTCTATAATGAAATTTCTAAAAAACATGGCTTTACAACAGAAGAGAGTAAAAAGATAGAAAAATATATCTCAAGGCTTGGTGATGAATATAAAAATCAAGCCTTAAGCCTTCATATAAAGACGGTCGATGAGTTTGTTGCTTTTATGACCGCCAGGCTCTCTAGAGGTGCTCAACAAGGAGCAAGCCTTATGGCTGATGATAAAAAACTACAATCACTAAATGCATTTGCTAGAAGAATTCTCCAAGCTATCTCAATGCTTCACAATAAAGATGCAAAAAGCTTAGCAGAGCAAAGTATGCAACTGCTCGCTAGAAGATATGATGAGAAAAATCTTGAAGAAATGTGCCTTAGATGGTTTGACTTTGTTAGCTCTTACGATACTGAATTTTTAGAATTTTTGAAATATTATGGTGTTAGAAATTTTGATGATTTAAAGACAATGAGTTCTGAACTTGAGAAATTTCTTACACAAAAAGATGAAGATGGCGAAGAGGATGTTTTGATTCAGCTTTTAAGCCTTACTCTTGAGCCTTCTATTACAAAGGATCTTGATGAAGAGCTTAGCACGATAAGAAGTACTTTGAAGCAAAATCCTAAAACCTTAAATAGCAAAGAATTTCAAGAAAAGGTAAAGGCATTTGTTGATCGCAGAATAGAAGAAGATAGAACAGAGATCATAGAAAAAGTTGGTTCGCTAAATAATATCTTACAAAATATAAGCGAGAGAATTTCTGATATTGCAGCTAGTTCACAAAGTAGTTCAGATAAAGTAAAAAGTATAAAAAATGATCTTAAAAATGTAAATTTAAACACAAATAGTATCGATCAAGTAAGAAGTATGCTTATTGAGATCGCTAGCGCTTTGGAGATCGAGAGTAAAGAGCTTGGCATAGAGATGCACAATAGGCAAGTTACTATTTCAGAGCTTCAAAATAGAGTGATCAGTCTTGAAAAAGAGCTTGAGGAAGCTAGGCTTGAGAACAAAGAAGACTTTTTGACAAAAGTATCTACCAAACGTGCTTTGATGAATGAGATTCAACGCATCGAAGAAGCATATAAACGCTATGGTACCGATTATTCTATCTGCTTTGTTGATATTGATTATTTTAAAAAGATAAACGATACTTACGGTCATGAGGCTGGAGATGTTATACTCTCGGCAGTAGCTCAAGTACTTAAGAAAAATGCTAGAAAGGTTGATTTTGTTGGTAGATATGGCGGTGAAGAATTTGTAATCTTGCTTCCAAGCACTGGCTTAAAAGATAGTGTTAAATTTGGAGATAAGCTAAGAAGTATGATAGAAAATTTTAAATTTATCTATAAAAATGAGCGTATCAAGGTTACTATAAGCTCCGGCATAGCGACAAGAAGTGCAAATTTAAGTGAGACGATGACGCTTGAAGCTGCTGATAAGATGCTTTATCTCTCAAAAGAAAATGGTAGAA
Encoded proteins:
- the sstT gene encoding serine/threonine transporter SstT, with the protein product MNMLKNIARRYADGNLIIQILVGIILGALVGFYTHYEAAPYNKISAKIQTIQNESGLSVDEVIKTRLSQDEAKQLNEAKEKASSADSIAASASVLGDLFKGALKAIAPILVFVLVATSIILRDFGHTKGMQKIITLYLIGTFLAAVVAVIASFLFPVELSLKGLASADMSAPQGITNVLKDLIYKMVENPINALANGNYIGIITWAVGSGIALRNSTAETKKVFKDISDGVTHIVKFIIRLAPFGIFGMVAISIHETGFEVLAGYLKLILVLVGAMLVVAFIIYPAMVFVLTRKNPYPLVMICLKESAISAFFTRSSAANIPVNMALCKKLGLKEELYSISIPLGATINMGGAAVTISILALTAVNSIPSITVTFGDALLLCFISALGACGASGVAGGSLLLVPLACGLFGISNDIAMQFVTVGFTIGVIQDSVETALNSSSDVLFTAVASETSN
- the metK gene encoding methionine adenosyltransferase is translated as MYLFTSEVVSPGHPDKCADIIADSIVDTILTQDPNGRVASEVFVAGKNIVIGGEINSKVKLSYKDYEKIVKDALAHIGYDGKSNFTKEQCLHPDDIEVKVCLNQQSPDINQGVDQNDGEIGAGDQGIMFGFASCEAKEFMPAAITYARMLCDKVYKFAKANPDKLGVDIKTQVTIDYGSKDNFENCKPQSIHTIVVSAPCVESMKIEELRALIQKLIDETGLPKELYNKEKTIIYINPTGRYVNHSSLHDSGLTGRKLIVDSFGGYSPIGGGAQSSKDYTKVDRSGLYAARWIAKNIVAAGLAKKCIVQISYAIGVAKPTSVSVDTMGTHANGINDDMLSNFVSEHFALTPRWITNKFGLDKPSKDTFLYAKVAAKGQVGNAKYPWEKLDAVDTFKALLKK
- a CDS encoding apolipoprotein N-acyltransferase, yielding MLKNQRFAWFSLFVRFLNGHFSTKIIIKAFVGAFLLSNFIFLSLFENLLLNFISPFLTLTGICIIINLSRAGFFVVGFFTGILWFYWISFSFIYYELVWLIPFVILFVAFVYGFMFWVASFPSFVVLRAVLLFLVSYVHPFGFNWFNLEATLVLGAFEPSTRGLIFIFLAAISLSLKGKILKFILAFICLVAALQFKGSEAKTLPFDVELINTDIAQRVRWDKSLRMKFTNDNLDLINNAIAEQKRLIVLPESAFPLFMTNEPLLVDELKELSKKITIVAGALAYENKQIYNSAFLFQDGDLRRMDKKFLVPFGEEIPLPKFMQDAVNKLFFGGASDFKKAENFSDYGIDGVKIRNAICYEATREELYRGEFDVVVAITNNGWFVPSSEPVLQRLLIKHLATKYNKAVYHSVNGSKSEIIKPKKAFWNEF
- the yajC gene encoding preprotein translocase subunit YajC, coding for MQNADFLTSLLPLVVLFAIFYFLVIRPQQKQQKAHAAMLAALDKGDKIITNGGLICEVIKAENDFIKVKLNDDVIVRIAREFIAKKIEDK
- the secD gene encoding protein translocase subunit SecD, which translates into the protein MRNARVTYRLVILILALIFGFGFSVPSFFQTQSGAKISLGLDLQGGLHMLLGVETSEAIHSKIKSIAGSINYYAKKEDVLIDKFKIKEENIDFTLLDGDEAPKVDKALAEIKGLDIKKDGLNYSISLTEQERTDTIEYAISQAVETIRNRLDQFGLAEPTVARQGKDNILVELPGIKTEEDEQRARDLIAKAAHLQLMAVDDKRQDQANTMSEAEAESYGDVIFKDAKNDRVKYVVKNIPVLDGSMLTDAKVAFSQQNNLPIINFTLNSEGARIFGDFTGANVGKRLAIVLDGKVYSAPVINERIGGGSGQISGGFTLDEAHDVAIALRSGALLAPVKMLEKRSVGPSLGQESINQSMVALAAGSILVVLFMLVYYGISGIFANIALVADVVILVAVMALFGATLTLPGMAGIVLTIGMAVDANVIINERIRELLREGVAIRTAVQKGYEHAMSAIIDSNLTTIITVAVLYAYGTGPVKGFAVTMAIGIMASMLTAILGTHGMFDAVMDKIEKSGNTRLWFGYKRS
- the secF gene encoding protein translocase subunit SecF; translated protein: MQIFTKAKVYDFMRFRFVSLALSIFLFVGSIFLLATKGLNYGIDFSGGTLIQLKYDTKAPLDKIRDAFGTNEVLKNASVTEFGSEDEAVIRFSGSSSNLTGDIGTEIKQILKDTGNFEVRRVDIVGPKVGDELREKGLMALGISLIGILIYITFRFEWRFALAAIATEIHDIVITVGAISLFNIDVNLDTLAAVLTVLGYSLNDTIIIFDRIREGIKESKRTDIEGVINESVSATLSRTILTSATTMMTVLVLFLFGGDMIHGFSFILIVGIIIGTISSIYISSPFLIWFKFSIEYFRSRETEKQKIKKEREKERAMFEKGVV
- a CDS encoding DUF6394 family protein, producing MNWGKVIYIFFALMSLTTTAEFLYDKNEIALFVAASINLVSTLLKIGVKNLLSAELFASSLVADLHLIPAFVILQVSENITLSYSLAIGAVIANIFSLALVLIESSKAQEEF